The nucleotide sequence AAACCCACAAGACATGCATGAAAGTGTGTTACATGTAATTGCGAAATACCCGAATATTTGCAAGCACATTCACTTGCCAGTTCAGTCTGGAAGTAATCGTATTTTGAAAGAGATGAATCGTTTACACACTCGTGAAGAGTACATGACTTTGATTGATAAAATTAGAACCATCATCCCTGAAGCAGCTATTTCGCAAGACATGATTGCTGGTTTCCCTACAGAAACAGAAGAAGATCATCAAGACACCATGAGTTTGATGGAATATGTGAAATATAATTTTGGTTACATGTATTCATACTCTGAACGTCCAGGAACATTGGCAGGAAGAAAAATGGAAGACGATGTTCCTGAAGAAACCAAAGCCAGACGCTTACAAGAAATTGTGGACTTACAACAAAAACACGCCTGGTTTAGATCAGAAGAATTTATTGGTAAAACGGTAGAGGTTTTAATCGAAAAGGTTTCAAAAAAATCTAAGGAAGAATTTTCAGGAAGAAATTCACAAAGTATTACAGTTGTATTCCCGAAGGAGGATTATAAAATTGGAGATTTTGTGAATGTAAAAATCACAAGCTGTACGAGTGGAACTTTAAAAGGTGAAGCTGTTGGATTGAGTGAGATGAATTAAAAAAGATAAGCCACAGATTAAAATGATTTAAAGGATTTTTTTCAATCTGTTCAAACATTCTCGTTTGTTGTAAAAAATAAAATATGGAAGGGTATAGAGAAGAAGAAACATACAAAATCATAGGAATTTGCATGGAAGTCCACAGAAATCTCGGCCCCGGATTATTGGAAATTATCTATAAAGACGCATTAGAAATCGAATTCATTAATAACAACATACCTTTTGAAAGAGAAAAAGAATTTTTAATAGAATATAAAGGCAAAATATTACCTCATAAATTTTATGCAGATTTTGTAGTCAATGGAGATATTATACTTGAAATAAAAGCAGTGAAAGAATTTTCAAGTGAGCACATCGCACAAATATTAAATTACTTAAAATTAGCAAATTCTGAAATTGGATTATTAATTAATTTTCAAACTAAATCACTACAACATAAAAGATATATGTTGTAATTGAAAAATCTGTTATAATCTTTTTAATCTGTGGCAAAAAACAAAGAAAAAATGACTAAGAAACAAATACTTATTACTATAGCTACTTTTATCCTTGCCTTTGGAGCAACGTTTTACATAATGAGAACGTATTTCCCTAAGCAAAAAGCAGAGAAAACAAACACTGTCAAAGATACTTTGACAACTAATAAAGAATAAATGTCAAAAAGTTAACCGTTTATCAAAGTAACGTTCTTTACAAACCTGAAATTTTAAACTAAGAAAACTTTAAACAAATAATTAATGGAATCAGTACAATCAATAAAACAACGCTTTGAGATTATCGGTAACGAACCGAAGCTCAATCGCGCCATAGAAAAAGCCATTCAGGTTGCTCCTACTGATATTTCTGTATTAGTCGTTGGAGAAAGTGGTGTAGGAAAAGAAAGCATCCCTAAGATTATACATTCTCTTTCTCACCGAAAACACGGTAAATACATTGCTGTAAACTGTGGTGCCATTCCCGAAGGAACAATAGACAGCGAACTTTTTGGACACGAAAAAGGTGCTTTTACAGGCGCTACTAGTACTCGTGAAGGTTATTTTGAAGTGGCTAATGGCGGAACTATATTCCTAGACGAAGTAGGCGAATTACCGTTAACCACCCAAGTGCGTTTGTTGCGTATTCTTGAAAATGGGGAGTTTTTAAAAGTGGGTTCGTCACAAGTTCAAAAAACCGATGTACGCATTGTAGCCGCAACTAATGTCAACCTATTTGACGCTATACAAAAGGGGAAATTCCGCGAAGATTTATATTACCGTTTAAGTACTGTAGACATAACCTTACCTCCTTTGAGAGACAGAAAAGATGATATTCATCTATTATTTCGCAAATTTGCTGCTGATTTTGCTCACAAATACAAAATGCCACCACTAAAACTGGATGATAACGCTGTAGAGGTTTTACAAAAATTCAGATGGAGCGGAAATGTTCGTCAATTGCGAAATGTTGCTGAACAAATATCAGTACTAGAAACCAATAGAGATATTAGTGGTCCTACACTACAGTCGTATTTACCTATTGAAGGAAGCAATTTGCCATCCGTTATTAGCGATAAAAAAGGAGAAAGCGACTTTAGCACCGAAAGGGATATTTTATACAAAGTGCTTTTTGACATGAAAAGTGATTTGAATGACTTAAAAAAGCTGACTTTGGAACTAATGAAAAATGGAACAGCTAAAGCGCAGGATATCAACCCTAGTTTAATTCAGAAAATTTATGGCTCAAAAGAAAATGAAAGCGAAATTGACTTTGAAGAACAGCCAAGTACAGCGATAATCCCATCTCAAAATACGGATAACCAATACCAAGAACCTGAAGACAATTATCTTTTTGCAGAAACTATTGAAGAAGAAGAGGTGTTACGATTGGAACAGAAAGAAATCGAAATGATCAAAAAATCATTAGAAAAAAACAAAGGAAAACGAAAAGCGGCAGCCGAAGAACTTGGAATTTCAGAACGCACCTTATACCGAAAAATCAAGCAATTTGATTTGTAAAAACAAATAAAATCCAAATTTTAAAAATCCAAATTCCAAATTACTATATTTGGAATTTGTTTTCAGATTTGGACTTTTAAATATGAAATGTTTTAAAAAAATATGAAAAAAATATATCCTCTACTAACTATAATTTGCCTTTTCATTTTGAATGGTTGTTCTGTTTATAACTTCACAGGAACGGGTAAAATTGACGCTAAAACATTCCAAGTAAATTTTTTCCAAAACAATGCTGACTTAATCGAACCGGGAATTGACAGAACTTTTACATTAAAACTACAAGATTTAATCCAAAATCAAACGAACCTTACCCTTGTTAAAAACGGAGCAGACTTGACATATGAAGGTGAAATTGTAGATTACCGCATCAGTCCTATGACTGCTACTGCTGACCAACAAGCTTCACAAAACCGATTAAAAATTAGAATTAACGTTCGTTTTATAAACAAGAAAAAAGAAAAGGATGATTTCGAAAAAACATTTGAATTTTTCTACGATTACCCTGCA is from Flavobacterium sp. NG2 and encodes:
- a CDS encoding LptE family protein, with the translated sequence MKKIYPLLTIICLFILNGCSVYNFTGTGKIDAKTFQVNFFQNNADLIEPGIDRTFTLKLQDLIQNQTNLTLVKNGADLTYEGEIVDYRISPMTATADQQASQNRLKIRINVRFINKKKEKDDFEKTFEFFYDYPATSQLTGSTLSTALNDIFERITQDIFNESLAKW
- a CDS encoding sigma-54 dependent transcriptional regulator; translation: MESVQSIKQRFEIIGNEPKLNRAIEKAIQVAPTDISVLVVGESGVGKESIPKIIHSLSHRKHGKYIAVNCGAIPEGTIDSELFGHEKGAFTGATSTREGYFEVANGGTIFLDEVGELPLTTQVRLLRILENGEFLKVGSSQVQKTDVRIVAATNVNLFDAIQKGKFREDLYYRLSTVDITLPPLRDRKDDIHLLFRKFAADFAHKYKMPPLKLDDNAVEVLQKFRWSGNVRQLRNVAEQISVLETNRDISGPTLQSYLPIEGSNLPSVISDKKGESDFSTERDILYKVLFDMKSDLNDLKKLTLELMKNGTAKAQDINPSLIQKIYGSKENESEIDFEEQPSTAIIPSQNTDNQYQEPEDNYLFAETIEEEEVLRLEQKEIEMIKKSLEKNKGKRKAAAEELGISERTLYRKIKQFDL
- a CDS encoding GxxExxY protein, coding for MEGYREEETYKIIGICMEVHRNLGPGLLEIIYKDALEIEFINNNIPFEREKEFLIEYKGKILPHKFYADFVVNGDIILEIKAVKEFSSEHIAQILNYLKLANSEIGLLINFQTKSLQHKRYML